The following are encoded together in the Candidatus Methylomirabilis oxygeniifera genome:
- a CDS encoding protein of unknown function (Evidence 5 : No homology to any previously reported sequences), which yields MTPQTNRSDVGSHVAAVYNAMLAEYDQIEDQFYFAECYQVYRETVERIICEKPDGIALDLGCGTGKQTVLLARRAGRVVGIDISDQMIEAARQRCNGRPNVSLVTGDITRLPFEDGCVQAMVAYGDVIGHNFTAVDVVLREMVRVCAPRGLISFEIDSKWCPDLLYLPKELWRAMTTRGGHLREWKEMQFKTFTWPELTRLLQAHGLRLVEVRSMNILTMLFPPSLLFRRRQEAPHFDALFRRVMALDLALGRFLRCGSTRIVTVEKL from the coding sequence ATGACCCCTCAGACGAACCGGTCCGATGTGGGCTCCCATGTGGCGGCTGTCTATAACGCCATGCTGGCGGAGTACGACCAGATTGAGGACCAGTTTTATTTCGCCGAATGTTATCAGGTCTACAGAGAAACGGTCGAACGGATCATCTGCGAGAAGCCGGACGGGATAGCGCTGGACCTGGGGTGCGGGACGGGGAAACAGACGGTCCTGCTGGCGCGGCGGGCCGGACGGGTGGTCGGAATCGACATCTCAGATCAGATGATCGAGGCGGCGCGGCAACGGTGCAATGGACGGCCGAACGTCAGTCTTGTGACCGGCGATATCACGAGACTGCCGTTCGAAGATGGATGCGTCCAGGCCATGGTAGCCTATGGCGACGTCATCGGTCACAACTTCACGGCGGTTGATGTGGTACTGCGAGAGATGGTGCGGGTCTGCGCCCCGCGTGGGCTCATTTCGTTCGAGATCGATTCAAAGTGGTGTCCCGACCTGCTCTACCTGCCGAAGGAGCTGTGGCGAGCCATGACAACTCGGGGCGGACACCTGCGGGAGTGGAAAGAGATGCAGTTTAAGACCTTCACCTGGCCGGAGTTGACACGTCTCCTGCAGGCACACGGCCTCAGGCTGGTGGAGGTCCGGAGTATGAACATCCTGACCATGTTGTTCCCCCCGTCGCTGCTCTTTCGCCGAAGGCAGGAAGCCCCTCATTTCGATGCCCTCTTCCGCCGCGTGATGGCGCTCGACTTGGCCTTGGGGAGGTTCCTGCGGTGCGGCTCTACCAGGATCGTGACGGTGGAGAAATTGTAA
- the ald gene encoding Alanine dehydrogenase (Stage V sporulation protein N) codes for MIIGVPKEIKEAESRVAIIPAGVQALRAHGHRVLIQQGAGVGSGLPDEAYARAGAELIGDPTAIYAQADLIYKVKEPLPAECEMLREGQILFTFLHLAPTPELTKRLLARRVVAVAYETVQTPDGRKPLLEPMSEIAGRMAIHIGAHYLATPHGGRGVLIGGVPGVPPATVVILGGGTVGANAAKVAAGMGAWVYLLDVDQGRMRYLDEILPENVTTLISNQMSIEECVRRADIVIGAVYVSGARAPKLVTREMVTLMKPGSIIVDVAIDQGGCIETSHSTSHSDPVYVVDGILHYCVANMPGAFARTSTFALTNVTLPYALRLADSGWRRAILECPELSLGVNIALDHVTHPAVADAHGLAYLPPLEAAKA; via the coding sequence ATGATCATCGGGGTTCCAAAAGAGATCAAAGAGGCTGAGAGTCGGGTCGCGATCATACCCGCCGGCGTGCAGGCGTTACGGGCGCATGGGCACCGGGTGCTGATCCAGCAAGGGGCCGGAGTCGGCTCGGGATTGCCGGACGAGGCCTACGCCAGGGCCGGCGCCGAGCTGATCGGCGATCCGACAGCGATCTACGCCCAAGCCGATCTGATCTACAAGGTGAAAGAGCCGCTGCCTGCCGAGTGCGAGATGCTTCGGGAAGGACAGATACTGTTTACCTTCCTGCATCTGGCCCCCACGCCCGAACTCACCAAACGGCTCCTTGCGCGGCGGGTGGTGGCCGTGGCCTATGAGACCGTGCAGACGCCGGACGGTCGAAAACCGCTGCTCGAACCGATGAGCGAGATTGCCGGTCGGATGGCGATCCACATCGGGGCGCACTATCTGGCGACCCCGCATGGCGGCCGTGGCGTGCTGATCGGCGGAGTGCCCGGAGTGCCTCCCGCCACTGTAGTGATCCTTGGAGGCGGAACCGTCGGGGCCAACGCCGCGAAGGTGGCGGCCGGGATGGGCGCCTGGGTCTATCTGCTGGACGTGGACCAGGGCCGCATGCGTTACCTTGACGAGATCCTTCCCGAGAATGTGACGACCCTCATTTCCAATCAGATGAGCATCGAAGAGTGCGTGAGGCGGGCCGATATTGTGATCGGAGCCGTCTACGTCTCCGGGGCCAGAGCCCCCAAGCTGGTGACCAGAGAGATGGTTACGCTCATGAAGCCGGGATCGATTATCGTCGATGTGGCCATCGACCAAGGCGGCTGCATCGAGACCAGCCACTCCACCTCTCACAGCGATCCCGTCTATGTCGTGGACGGTATCCTGCACTACTGTGTCGCCAACATGCCTGGCGCCTTCGCCAGAACCTCGACCTTTGCCCTCACCAACGTTACCCTTCCGTACGCCCTCCGGCTTGCCGACAGCGGGTGGCGCCGGGCCATCCTGGAGTGTCCGGAGCTGTCGTTGGGTGTGAATATTGCCCTCGACCACGTTACCCATCCCGCTGTGGCCGACGCGCATGGCCTTGCCTACCTGCCGCCCCTGGAAGCGGCAAAGGCTTAA
- a CDS encoding HAD-superfamily hydrolase, subfamily IA, variant 3 — MGKLKAIIFDVDGTLAETERNGHLVACNEAFAQMGFDVRWSWEEFKELLKIPGNARRMRLALSTRTSLSEADIDRIVPELFALKKELYLKRVEALPLLPGVARIIREATDRGIRLAIVSVTHEDQILALLRAQIPEALDAFDPIFGQQAGDKNAALYARCAAMLGYDASEILVIEDSERGFKAANAAGLPCVVVYNEYTRGQDFAGAELVVRSLEHLDLDLLEKLCLS, encoded by the coding sequence ATGGGGAAACTGAAGGCGATTATTTTTGACGTGGATGGGACACTGGCGGAGACGGAGAGGAACGGGCATCTGGTAGCCTGTAACGAGGCGTTCGCGCAGATGGGGTTCGATGTCCGCTGGAGCTGGGAGGAGTTCAAAGAGTTGCTGAAGATCCCCGGCAATGCCCGCCGGATGCGGTTGGCGCTTTCGACCCGGACCTCGCTCTCCGAGGCCGATATCGACCGGATTGTGCCGGAGCTGTTTGCGCTGAAGAAGGAGCTGTACTTGAAGCGGGTTGAGGCGCTGCCACTTCTTCCCGGTGTGGCCCGGATCATCCGCGAGGCGACTGATCGCGGTATTCGACTGGCGATCGTATCGGTGACCCACGAAGATCAGATCCTCGCGCTCCTGAGAGCGCAGATTCCTGAGGCGCTCGATGCCTTCGACCCGATTTTCGGCCAACAGGCCGGTGACAAGAACGCGGCCCTCTATGCCCGGTGTGCTGCAATGCTCGGATACGATGCATCGGAGATCCTGGTCATCGAGGATTCCGAGAGGGGGTTCAAGGCAGCCAATGCAGCCGGGTTACCTTGCGTTGTGGTCTATAATGAGTATACACGCGGCCAGGACTTCGCCGGCGCTGAACTCGTGGTTCGGAGCCTGGAGCATCTTGACCTGGACCTTCTGGAAAAGCTGTGCCTGAGCTGA
- a CDS encoding protein of unknown function (Evidence 5 : No homology to any previously reported sequences), with the protein MRRRSRKDSATVPYQRSPSAYEASLVSKTNIIVPVEPNDPTLLHRDLFQRSPIMRPT; encoded by the coding sequence ATGCGTAGAAGAAGTCGGAAGGATTCAGCCACTGTGCCGTACCAGCGGTCCCCATCGGCGTATGAAGCGTCGCTTGTGTCGAAGACCAATATCATCGTTCCTGTGGAGCCTAACGACCCTACGCTGCTCCACCGGGATTTGTTCCAGCGCTCACCAATTATGCGCCCGACCTGA